In the Ricinus communis isolate WT05 ecotype wild-type chromosome 3, ASM1957865v1, whole genome shotgun sequence genome, ATGTCGAGACAAGAAGACTAAGTCAGTTGGATAATTTGCTCTTCAATTTTGATCATGTAACTACTGTGTATCTTACATATATTTGTGACGCTAAATCCTAGCAAAACAAACATCCTCATCCATACAAGCACCCCTCCTCGTATAAGGATCCTTCAACAGAACTGACTATAATGGATTCGTGAGTGCCGCTTTCATCAACTTGGAGAGCTTTTGATATTGTCCTTCCATGAATGCAACAGCCAACATATCAAAAGATATTATAAGCTAATAAGCCACTCCTCTTTATGCTTGAAGAACCTGGCAATGAACGATATGACTTTTCAGTCGGTTCCTGCCTGCTAGGCTTGACAAGAGATTGGTAACTAAGGTCTTGAACTGCCCTTTCCCTGATATAGTTTCCCATAAATGTTCTGCAGGAGTTTCCCTCAAATCATCTGATTTTGACACATCAACCAAAGATATGCTCATATTATTCCTGATGATGCAGAGTTTTCCATTAAGTGGAACAAGTGCAGCTGCCTCCAGCGCCCGAGAATTCCCTAAATGCGTCTTGCTGTCAATATGCTTGCTCCAAGAATCAGACACATCATCATAAACCCTAAGTTTGCAGCCATCTTTACAGTCCAAAGCATATAGGTGCCCATTCAAGGAAGCGCTTGGGTTCCTCCAGCCTGCGACCATGCCATCATAAACAGGGTCCCAGCTATCAGTTTCTGGTCGGTATACTTCACTTAGCACCTGCCGGTGAGATCCAAGTCCCTTAAGGAACCACTTACCCTCATACACAACCCCAATGAAGGGAACCATTGCCGTGCTCATGTCTGAAATGAAGGACCATCTATTCTTGTTAGGATCATAAACTTCTGCTGATCTCAAGGACCGATGCCCCCCATCATTTTCCCCACCAGCTACATACAAACAATTGTTAATGACACATGAGCCAAAAAAATGCCGCCGACGAAGCATGTCTGGGGCACGATGCCACTTATTAGTCCTAGCACTATAAAAAATGACTCTTCTCATTGATCCTTTTAGAGGGTCTTTACCACCAAACAAGTATAGATGACAGCCACTGAGGACAGCACAGCCAAATCCAAGGGCTTCAGAATATTCCTTCGGAACAGGGGGAAGGGGCTGCCAAATTTGGTATACTGGGTCAAATGCGTGCCATGAGATTTTTCCATCTCGATCTCTCTTGATGATGTATATCCATTCCTCAGCAATTCCAAGGCTCTTCCGTAATGAGTAGAAGAAATTTCCGGCCAAAAGACGATACCATCTTTTGCACACTAGCCGCAGCTTGCGGTGCTCTACCCTTGGGACTCTGATCAGGCATGCAATAGCAAGATCATCAGGGAGGCCTGGTAGCAGAGGAGATTGGTTCCTACTCCTGTCACCACGTGATGGCTTGCTCCTAGTGGGATGAATGGATGGTTTAATATCTGGTTGCAGGCAGAGTTTAGATCCCGGAACGTATCTTTTTGCATTGGCAACGGTTTTGAGGCTGGCATCTACTCTACATAAACAGGCTGTCGTATCAACCTACAAAGACATATGGAGAATAGTTAATTGCGGTCTTTCGAGACAGCATTTTCATAGCATGTCCTGGCCAGCAAGATTATTGTGAAGTCagaatcaaataaaatcaGTTTAAAAAGAGGCAGCAGTaattcattttgaattttcaataatagaaaagtaaaattcCAACTAACATATGTTATGTAGTTTGCttgcaaaaataaatagaagagaAGCATATATTGCGTCCTGCTGCTAACATTTTTCTATTAGTCATGTTGCTTTCCACCTCACTAGACTACTAATACTTGTAAACCAGAAAAATATGCTTCACACAAGCAATTCTTCTACCATACTCGAGTTATTTCACTAAAACCTTCAAAGAATAATGCTCTTCAGAAAAGATACACGGATCATTATTTTCCATTTAGGATTAAATAAAACAGTCCAAATTATTACAACTTGACAATTTTCACAACCAGATATTTAAGAAGGAAATAAGGTGCTAAATGTAAGACCTAGAACCATATCCAGATATTCCACTTCCACTGAGTATCATTTCTTGCAAATAATAAGTATTCTACCATAAAGCAGGCAACATCAGCAATTAAGTACAATAGAGCAAATAATTTTTCCTTCACCTCAACATAAAAGCACGAGGGAAAACAATTACATAAATAGGCTGAGACTTTGGCAAAGATTCCCGAATTTTCAAACCATTAAGTGACTATCATTCAAAGAGATTAGGACAAGAAACTGTACTTGGAGTCATTTGCCTTTGATGATGACTATGAATCATATTGTTGTGATGACTGAACAACATAAATACACTTCATATTACTCTTAATCCTGTATGACTTATTAGTATGTTAATGTTTAAAAGCTTGATGATCATCTTTGCAGCTCTAGGAAGATCATGGCCAGTTAATATTTCTGTGAGATCTCATACAAGGATCCTCAGagtatgaaaataagaaaaaacagaaaattagCAGAATAAATCACAAAAAAGAGTGCCCGTACAAAAAAAGAATGCTTGAGGCTCAAATCAGTAATTACTGAACATGTTAAGCTCCTTGAGGAAagctcaaaaagaaaaagaaaatacattgAAACAAATTTAACATCAAGAACGCATACAAATAGAGCAGCTTCAAAATTGAAAAGCAAAGGCTATACCCATTTTAGCATTACATTACATTTCTTAAACATATAattgtaaaagaataaatgaaaaaaaataggGCAAGACACCACCAACAATTTACCAGAGGAGGCTGAATCCCTCTATCCATAGTTTCCACTTCAAGAATTAGCCAAGCACttgatttatcaaaattccACCTTCAAATTCAAAGCACCTATCTCTCAATCATTTTACACCCTGCATTAGAAACAAACAAATTCCAAGTGCATACACATGATCAACGGCACCGCCAGTTCACATCCAGAGCTCAcctttttcaaatataaaccCTTTTGCAAATACGTCCAACCGATTGAATTTcaggagaaaaaagaaatcatctCAACCTTCCAATTCTACCTTCAAACTATATAATCCAGCTCAAAGATAACTGATAGTTAACTTTGAATTAAGAACATTGGAAAGACAAAATCCACAAAGAGCACGCCTTTATTATATCATTTTCAAAACGCATGTTAAACATCAAGAACCCAGATGGAAAATCTCAACTTTTGACCTATAATGAATTCATAgtgagaagaagaaagaaacccAAATCTTATCCGCtgataaaaaaagtaaaaaaaagaaagaaagaacccCCTTAAAAGATACAAATGCTAGACAGCATGAAAATGGGGGCACTGCAAGAGGGGAGATAGGGAGAGATGCCCTTCTTTTCAAAACATTAAATCTTTCAAGTGGAGTTTAGGGCCCATTTTTACCTCAACGGCACAGCCTACCAAGCACAAAGATTGTATGTTGCTCACCAAGAAAGAGAAGtgaaacccaaaaaaaaaaaaaaaaaagcaaaccaAAACcattaaaaagagaagaagagaaagagagcaACTTGAATGATGACACTTTAGGCAGTTGTTGTATAATTGGAGAAATGAAGAACAAAATCACTAcaaaattgaattttgattgtttctttcttttagacTTTGGCAtaagagagagaaaacaaaagagtCAAAACTCAAACTCGGAGAATGGAGACAtttcttcctttatttttcttttctttttttaaatttcttttaaccCCTCATTATAAAGGATGAacaagatttaaaaataaaaaaatcatggCCCCCACCAAGCACATATCACCCAAGTATTACTCTAGCAAATTCTATTAATCTTTattgaacaaaagaaaattttctattaaaatttccTACAAGATTTTCTCTCTACTGTGCGTATACGTGTTGACCCACCATCACATCCTATATCCTGTTTCGACAAGGGTATTTTAGTCATTAAAAAAGTTCTGGGTCCTACCAAAATTCTGTGCTGATGATCTCCATGGGACATGAGCTCTAGATCTTGAGAGTAAATTATGGTCATTGTGATTGGATTATGATAGCCACTTCCATcatgttttatgttcttactttctttttcctactctttgttttaaaattattttgaagattGGAAAAAAGTGCGATTATGAGAATATTAGAGACAATAATGATTTATGCCATGAACAATGATAAGTATTCATATAAAGTTATCTTACAATTTGTAGTTTCTTTGAACCAATGTTGGTTGTGACTTGTGACTTGTGACTACACATTTGTAGCAAATATTTTAGGTGTCAAAATGGGTGCAATTCACTTTTACTAGTTGGGCATCCTGTCTTGAATCAAggttttatattaaatatttatcaattgggtTGTTGTATTTTTAACCAAAACACTACATTTTGAACGAGTAAGGTTTAATTAAGCAAATTGTGCCTctagaaaaatcaattagattatttattttttaattagagtTGAATTGATGATTAAAAAATTGTTAACTAATTATCGCTTTTCagttaacaaaagaaataaatataaaaaaagaaactagtaAAACCGATTTGATTAaccatttttataatatgtcatttttataattttaagaattaatttcaGTCAGTTAACTCAATGAATGatcttttataattgaaaatcaaaatcagACTAAGACctaaaatcttttgaaaagaattttgaaacaatcaattaaaattaaccaaatttTAGTTCAATTTATAGTTGGTTCGGTTTGTAACTGTTTTTTTAACTCAACCTAATTGAATGTTCCACATCTAGGAAGGACATCAATAACTGTCAAAGgtactaaattttaatcatgCCACCTTCTTCATGAGGGAAGTTGCTTTAGAAAGCATCTGCTTCAGTGAATGGTTGGGGCTTTAGTTACCCCATCAAGTTATCTTTGTTGGTGGGAAATTGGATGTCAAGTAATGGGCAATGCACAAAAGGCTCAAAAATGACCCTCTCTGTAAATGGAATGATACATGAAAATTTAGGCAGGACTAtcctcaaaagaaaaaaaataaataaaaaaagagcaaTACATTAATATGAAGTACACAAGGGAAACTTCATGAAACTGTACTTGGACATTTCTGCTTAGCACATATTCAACAATTCTTGAAATGAAACACACATTCACAACACAAGCATACATTCTTTGACATGTGAAGTTGCCTTCCATTTGTGGTTTCTTTCCTAACTATTTGACTATAGATGCACATAATACTCCTTTTTTGGCTGGCTGGCTacattttttctctttctttttcttgatttcactatgaattttgttttctatttctgttcttttaaaataaagtccaATTAGGCTTAGTTTACATGAGATCATATAAATTGACACTCCAACTGTTCCTCACAAGCTACAAAGAGGAATAGACAGATTACTTATTAGTAACAATAGCCTTACTTACTCTTTGAATGAGTTGTTAATTACGTGTGACTGTTTATTACATTCGAATGCCTTGAAATAATTGTTCATTGCTGTTTACCTGCTGAAACTCTTGACCTTAACTTAACCCTCGTCATGTGATTATAGTgtgagaagaaaaagaacaaaaaatattcCCACCATGCAAAagatgataaaagaaaatcattagTGATGGAAAATCCTAGGCCTTTGtctccttctcttttctttttctttttctctcttttaaaatggaaatgcaagaaagaaaaataaattaaaaagaccCAATGAAATGGATGTAACTGAGTTGAGAATTGATGTTTATCAAGATTACTAAATTTGTCTATTTCAGTTGAACTTATGTTCATGGATTATActagtaaaagaaaaaccaactaAACATAAGTCCATTAGGCAATAATCAATCATTCTTGAAACAGCTTTCTCATTTGCTTTTGA is a window encoding:
- the LOC8275861 gene encoding F-box/kelch-repeat protein At1g55270 produces the protein MDRGIQPPLVDTTACLCRVDASLKTVANAKRYVPGSKLCLQPDIKPSIHPTRSKPSRGDRSRNQSPLLPGLPDDLAIACLIRVPRVEHRKLRLVCKRWYRLLAGNFFYSLRKSLGIAEEWIYIIKRDRDGKISWHAFDPVYQIWQPLPPVPKEYSEALGFGCAVLSGCHLYLFGGKDPLKGSMRRVIFYSARTNKWHRAPDMLRRRHFFGSCVINNCLYVAGGENDGGHRSLRSAEVYDPNKNRWSFISDMSTAMVPFIGVVYEGKWFLKGLGSHRQVLSEVYRPETDSWDPVYDGMVAGWRNPSASLNGHLYALDCKDGCKLRVYDDVSDSWSKHIDSKTHLGNSRALEAAALVPLNGKLCIIRNNMSISLVDVSKSDDLRETPAEHLWETISGKGQFKTLVTNLLSSLAGRNRLKSHIVHCQVLQA